The Salinibaculum sp. SYNS191 genome has a window encoding:
- a CDS encoding DNA double-strand break repair nuclease NurA, translating into MTLDPVHVDGIAQLAGQVGEDVDDTDHGDIADRAWAEFLDPLYDGEDVVLEPLDAVQRHMVPVEDIALTDTAFPTQHGLDAGTINPTTFKNGLVLDVSQAAMAAVPSDVELHRGRTIVMTVHTNDPSVDVHDDWRGGDRGYARRRVLHAPRVDRYEQTVVHALALYLAESEHAIEQAGVVDDLLVLDGPIYPTGLLKWSERDPELRRLLTEEEQPRDVVANYLELVEIFAEREVPLVGFVKNSASKAITRTLRSKLGAPWVNDDAFFRRVLERLDDDGDPKTDHLTFTNWFRSRVGTDGMLCDGSLSVDHERALDAEAYEVTFFVVYDPRDDLIYRVEAPYAFTREADLRADLTTHLLSEVAGERGPPLPVGKADELARIDRQGKKTLRRRIEREFDTTEQGTYNDKRWNAVEEFL; encoded by the coding sequence ATGACACTCGACCCCGTCCACGTGGACGGCATCGCGCAACTCGCCGGCCAGGTCGGCGAGGACGTCGACGACACCGACCACGGCGACATCGCCGACCGCGCCTGGGCGGAATTTCTGGACCCGCTGTACGACGGCGAGGACGTGGTTCTGGAGCCGCTGGACGCGGTGCAGCGACACATGGTCCCCGTCGAGGACATCGCGCTGACCGACACGGCCTTCCCGACCCAGCACGGCCTCGACGCCGGCACCATCAACCCGACGACGTTCAAGAACGGGCTGGTACTGGACGTTTCGCAGGCGGCGATGGCCGCCGTCCCCTCCGACGTCGAACTGCACCGCGGGCGGACCATCGTGATGACCGTCCACACGAACGACCCGAGCGTCGACGTCCACGACGACTGGCGCGGCGGCGACCGCGGCTACGCCCGCCGGCGGGTGTTGCACGCCCCCCGCGTCGACCGCTACGAGCAGACTGTCGTCCACGCGCTGGCGCTGTACCTGGCCGAGAGCGAACACGCCATCGAGCAGGCCGGCGTCGTCGACGACCTGCTGGTGCTCGACGGCCCCATCTACCCGACTGGACTGTTGAAGTGGAGCGAGCGCGACCCCGAGCTCCGGCGGTTGCTGACCGAGGAGGAACAGCCCCGCGACGTGGTGGCGAACTACCTCGAACTGGTCGAGATATTCGCCGAGCGGGAGGTGCCGCTCGTGGGATTCGTCAAGAACAGCGCCTCGAAGGCGATTACGCGGACGCTGCGCTCGAAACTGGGGGCGCCGTGGGTCAACGACGACGCCTTCTTCCGGCGCGTGCTGGAGCGACTCGACGACGACGGCGACCCGAAGACCGACCACCTGACCTTTACCAACTGGTTCCGCTCGCGCGTGGGGACGGACGGGATGCTCTGTGACGGGTCGCTGTCGGTCGACCACGAGCGCGCGCTCGACGCCGAGGCCTACGAGGTGACCTTCTTCGTCGTCTACGACCCCCGCGACGACCTGATATACCGCGTCGAAGCGCCGTACGCGTTCACGCGCGAGGCCGACCTGCGGGCGGACCTGACGACGCACCTCCTCTCGGAGGTGGCCGGCGAGCGCGGTCCGCCGCTCCCGGTCGGAAAGGCCGACGAACTGGCCCGAATCGACCGGCAGGGGAAGAAGACGCTCCGGCGGCGCATCGAACGGGAGTTCGACACGACCGAGCAGGGGACGTACAACGACAAGCGGTGGAACGCCGTCGAGGAGTTCCTCTAG
- a CDS encoding DUF7522 family protein, with translation MESELLSDEQAEHIVTTARTATGDSLRSVTYFTRSDFDQLYLREDLERDADLNTFVGHEWRGYRETQNAYQNSELGRYKFTVRAFENGYLLRVAADRKGVLITTDGLSMQSYEEIAEALQRMLAEDSGQ, from the coding sequence ATGGAATCGGAACTGCTGTCGGACGAGCAGGCTGAACACATCGTCACCACGGCCCGGACGGCGACAGGGGACAGCCTCCGCTCGGTCACCTACTTCACGCGGTCGGATTTCGACCAGCTCTATCTGCGCGAGGACCTCGAACGCGACGCCGACCTCAACACCTTCGTCGGCCACGAGTGGCGGGGCTACCGCGAGACGCAAAACGCCTACCAGAACTCCGAACTCGGCCGCTACAAGTTCACCGTCCGGGCCTTCGAGAACGGCTACCTCCTGCGGGTGGCCGCCGACCGGAAGGGCGTGCTCATCACGACCGACGGGCTCTCGATGCAGAGCTACGAGGAGATCGCCGAGGCGCTCCAGCGGATGCTCGCAGAAGACTCCGGGCAGTGA
- a CDS encoding helix-turn-helix domain-containing protein, with the protein MRYLEVEIDQPPTERNPMHDFLVAHDEYAAARLLARERYDDAHALLFHVEGPEEPYRSALEERAAVEAYALDTCPDDSFYLYVREALTTDDREFSEAFAQPGLLLVMPVAYRADGTVGVTAVGPADAVQSAVEAVPGTMGVEVLAVGEYLAGRVDSRLELTQRQFDAVEAAVETGYYSATREATLSAVAERLDCSTGTAAELLRRAERTVMANLVDSGPF; encoded by the coding sequence ATGCGCTACCTGGAAGTCGAAATCGACCAGCCCCCCACGGAGCGGAACCCGATGCACGACTTTCTCGTCGCCCACGACGAGTACGCGGCCGCGCGCCTGCTCGCCCGGGAGCGGTACGACGACGCCCACGCGCTGCTGTTCCACGTCGAGGGGCCCGAGGAGCCCTACCGGAGCGCGCTGGAGGAACGGGCCGCCGTCGAGGCGTACGCGCTGGACACCTGTCCCGACGACTCGTTCTACCTCTACGTCCGGGAGGCGCTGACCACCGACGACCGCGAGTTCTCCGAGGCGTTCGCACAGCCGGGACTGCTGCTCGTGATGCCCGTCGCGTACCGGGCCGACGGGACGGTGGGGGTGACCGCCGTCGGCCCCGCCGACGCCGTCCAGTCGGCGGTGGAGGCGGTTCCCGGGACGATGGGGGTGGAGGTGCTCGCGGTCGGGGAGTACCTCGCCGGCCGGGTGGACAGCCGCCTCGAACTCACGCAGCGGCAGTTCGACGCCGTCGAGGCGGCCGTCGAAACGGGATACTACAGCGCGACGCGGGAGGCGACGCTGTCTGCCGTCGCCGAGCGGCTGGATTGTTCGACGGGGACGGCCGCGGAACTGCTCCGGCGCGCCGAGCGGACCGTGATGGCGAACCTCGTGGACAGCGGCCCGTTCTGA
- the gpmI gene encoding 2,3-bisphosphoglycerate-independent phosphoglycerate mutase, with protein sequence MDVGLVILDGWGLNPDADARDAVAAADTPTFDRLRETGAFGTLETHGRRVGLPEGQMGNSEVGHLNIGAGRVVTQESARVSDAIARWKHEAPADVDSGDPPIDENEAIQSALDYAADNDGRLHLLGLVSDGGVHSYQDHLHALVDLAAEQGVEAVTHAFTDGRDTAPKGGAGYLGELAAHAAERGTGDVATVTGRYYAMDRDQNWDRTRRAYDAIVNREADHTAASAVEAAEQSYERGDTDEFVEPTLVEGAPAMADGDAAIFVNFRSDRARQLTRLLADIRPDDWAFETHPPDVRLVTMTEYDATFDVPVAFPPRQPTNTLGEVLSDAGRTQLRIAETEKYAHVTYFLNGGREVEFDGEIREIVESPDVPTYDLQPEMSAPEVTDTAIEVVETEDPDALVLNYANPDMVGHTGDFDAAVAAVEAVDEQLGRLVEALEAAGAHVLVTADHGNADDMGTEEEPHTAHTTNPVPFVYLSPDGESRRDSERASGGAASDGSDGGREVRAGGTLADVAPTMLALAGIEQPPEMTGESLLQ encoded by the coding sequence ATGGACGTAGGGCTCGTCATCCTCGACGGCTGGGGGCTGAACCCCGACGCGGACGCCCGTGACGCCGTCGCCGCCGCCGACACACCCACCTTCGACCGCCTCCGCGAGACCGGCGCGTTCGGCACGCTGGAGACGCACGGCCGCCGCGTCGGCCTCCCGGAGGGACAGATGGGCAACAGCGAAGTCGGCCACCTCAACATCGGGGCCGGCCGCGTCGTCACGCAGGAGTCGGCGCGCGTCAGCGACGCCATCGCCCGGTGGAAACACGAAGCACCTGCAGATGTCGACTCCGGCGACCCGCCGATAGACGAGAACGAGGCCATCCAGTCGGCGCTCGACTACGCCGCCGACAACGACGGCCGCCTCCACCTCCTCGGCCTCGTCTCCGACGGCGGGGTCCACTCCTACCAGGACCACCTCCACGCGCTCGTCGACCTGGCCGCCGAGCAGGGCGTCGAGGCGGTCACCCACGCCTTCACCGACGGCCGCGACACCGCGCCGAAAGGCGGCGCTGGCTACCTGGGGGAACTGGCGGCCCACGCCGCCGAGCGCGGCACCGGGGACGTGGCGACGGTCACCGGGCGGTACTACGCGATGGACCGCGACCAGAACTGGGACCGGACCCGCCGCGCCTACGACGCCATCGTGAACCGGGAGGCCGACCACACCGCCGCCTCCGCCGTCGAAGCGGCCGAGCAGTCCTACGAGCGCGGCGACACCGACGAGTTCGTCGAGCCGACGCTGGTCGAGGGGGCGCCGGCGATGGCGGACGGCGATGCCGCGATTTTCGTGAACTTCCGGTCGGACCGCGCCCGGCAGTTGACCCGACTGCTCGCCGACATCCGTCCCGACGACTGGGCGTTCGAGACCCATCCCCCGGACGTGCGCCTGGTGACGATGACCGAGTACGACGCCACCTTCGACGTGCCCGTCGCCTTCCCGCCGCGACAGCCGACGAACACGCTGGGGGAGGTGCTGTCCGACGCCGGCAGGACGCAACTGCGCATCGCGGAGACCGAGAAGTACGCCCACGTCACCTACTTCTTAAACGGCGGCCGCGAGGTGGAGTTCGACGGCGAAATCCGCGAAATCGTCGAGAGCCCGGACGTGCCGACCTACGACCTGCAACCGGAGATGAGCGCGCCCGAGGTGACCGATACGGCAATCGAGGTCGTCGAGACCGAGGACCCCGACGCGTTGGTGCTCAACTACGCCAACCCCGACATGGTCGGCCACACCGGCGACTTCGACGCCGCCGTCGCCGCCGTCGAGGCCGTCGACGAGCAACTCGGTCGGCTGGTCGAGGCGCTGGAGGCGGCCGGCGCGCACGTGCTGGTCACCGCCGACCACGGCAACGCCGACGACATGGGTACCGAGGAGGAACCCCACACCGCCCACACGACGAACCCGGTGCCGTTCGTCTACCTCTCTCCCGACGGGGAGTCACGACGTGACTCCGAACGCGCGAGCGGTGGAGCCGCGAGCGACGGTAGCGACGGCGGCCGGGAGGTCCGCGCAGGCGGGACGCTCGCGGACGTCGCGCCGACGATGCTGGCGCTGGCGGGCATCGAGCAACCGCCGGAGATGACCGGCGAGTCACTCCTCCAGTAG
- the truA gene encoding tRNA pseudouridine(38-40) synthase TruA produces the protein MRAYRVAYDGRPFHGFQRQPDVHTVEDALLDALRDLDVLAGDADAPAGYAAAGRTDAGVSAVAQTVAFEAPEWLTPAAFNSELPADVRAWASADAPGDFHATHDAVARVYTYHLHAPEADAERARDALVRLSGEHDFHNLTPDDAGTVRDLDGAVERDGPFLVVRLRAGGFARQLVRRVVAVVAEVARGQAGTDRIDAVLGDDPLAGPEGVAPAPAHPLVLTDVTYPGLDFAVDDAALASAREVFETRRVEHATMARVTGVLADCGPP, from the coding sequence ATGCGCGCCTACCGCGTCGCCTACGACGGCCGGCCGTTCCACGGCTTCCAGCGCCAGCCGGACGTCCACACCGTCGAGGACGCACTTCTCGACGCGCTGCGTGACCTCGACGTCCTGGCCGGCGACGCCGACGCGCCGGCGGGCTACGCCGCCGCGGGTCGCACCGACGCCGGCGTCTCTGCCGTCGCGCAAACGGTGGCCTTCGAGGCTCCCGAGTGGCTCACGCCGGCGGCGTTCAACAGCGAACTCCCGGCGGACGTGCGGGCCTGGGCCAGCGCCGACGCGCCGGGCGACTTCCACGCGACTCACGACGCCGTCGCGCGCGTGTACACCTACCACCTCCACGCACCGGAGGCGGACGCCGAGCGCGCCCGCGACGCGCTTGTCCGGCTCTCGGGCGAACACGACTTCCACAACCTGACGCCCGACGACGCGGGCACGGTCAGGGACCTCGACGGAGCGGTCGAGCGCGACGGCCCCTTCCTCGTCGTTCGCCTCCGGGCGGGCGGCTTCGCCCGCCAGCTGGTCCGCCGGGTCGTCGCAGTGGTCGCGGAGGTCGCCCGCGGCCAGGCCGGAACGGACCGCATCGACGCCGTGCTCGGCGACGACCCACTGGCGGGGCCGGAGGGGGTCGCCCCCGCGCCGGCGCACCCGCTCGTGCTGACCGACGTGACCTATCCCGGCCTGGACTTCGCGGTCGACGACGCGGCGCTCGCGAGCGCCCGCGAGGTGTTCGAGACGCGGCGTGTCGAGCACGCGACGATGGCCCGCGTAACCGGCGTGCTGGCCGACTGTGGACCGCCGTAG
- a CDS encoding PAS domain S-box protein, which yields MAESIRVLHVEADGDAATRTARALQEVYDRFSVVTRESARAGLAYLDEHPVDCILSGYHLPDRDGLAFLDAVREVRPDLPFVLFTDDGSEAVASDAISAGATEYFSRDGSAEQYDLLANRIVTVVESYRAIERTARLERIRTLVRDVNQALVRATTRDEIESRVCDILAGADPYQFVWIGEVDPETERLEPTTWAGSERGYLDDVTVTTDDGPTGWGPAGSALRECDVAITQNIQEDPAFEPWREAALERGYQSVAAVPLVYQDTRYGVLNVYAARPHAFDDDERALLAEVGDDIAHAFHAVEVRDQLAHERERFRRLVDEVEEYAIFRLDTDGTVVSWNEGARRLGGYTSDEILGEHVSTFYPPDAEPDAATTLAVAAEEGSCEKEGWRVRKDGSRFWGAVTVTALHDDGTLRGFTVITRDMTEQRDRERVLRRFERAVESAGQGVYITDADGEIEYVNPAFEEITGYSREEAVGKTPRILKSGEMPEEYYEQLWATLLDGEPWEAEITDRRADGELYYAHQTIAPILDDEGEPQEFVAIQTDVTERKEREEDLRVMTRAITEAPIGFVITDPDREDNPIVHANDRFQELTGYDESEIVGRNCRFLQGEGTDAEAVAAMREAVDREEPVSVTLRNYRKDGSEFWNRVTIAPVTDETGSVTNYVGFQQDVTERREREQQLQVLDRVLRHNLNNDLNVIRGRAETIESAAPPEIADEATHIVAKTSELSALVDKERAITKVLSENFQRRPLDVSALVEGTATSTSTDYPDAAVDVDVPDGVTALATSQFSRALDELVENAIVHNDADRPEVSVSVTRDGDTVAIDVADNGPGIPEMERNVLLGEEELEPLYHGSGLGLWLVYWIIRQSGGTLSFTDGDPTGSVVTIELQAAPGVDADGTTE from the coding sequence ATGGCCGAGTCGATACGGGTCCTGCACGTCGAGGCGGACGGCGACGCCGCGACCCGGACGGCGCGAGCGCTCCAGGAGGTGTACGACCGCTTTTCGGTCGTCACTAGAGAGAGCGCGCGGGCCGGGCTGGCGTACCTCGACGAGCACCCGGTCGACTGCATCCTCAGCGGCTACCACCTCCCGGACAGGGACGGGCTGGCGTTTCTCGACGCCGTCCGCGAGGTCCGGCCGGACCTCCCGTTCGTGCTGTTCACCGACGACGGGTCGGAGGCGGTCGCCAGCGACGCCATCTCCGCGGGCGCGACGGAGTACTTCTCGCGGGACGGCAGCGCCGAGCAGTACGACCTGCTCGCGAACCGCATCGTCACCGTCGTCGAGAGCTACCGCGCCATCGAGCGGACGGCCCGGCTCGAACGCATCCGGACGCTCGTCCGCGACGTCAACCAGGCGCTCGTGCGCGCGACCACGCGGGACGAAATCGAGTCCCGCGTCTGTGACATCCTGGCCGGGGCCGACCCCTACCAGTTCGTCTGGATCGGCGAGGTCGACCCGGAGACCGAGCGGCTGGAGCCCACGACGTGGGCGGGTAGCGAGCGCGGCTACCTCGACGACGTGACCGTGACGACCGACGACGGTCCGACGGGCTGGGGACCGGCAGGGTCGGCGCTTCGGGAGTGCGACGTCGCCATCACGCAGAACATCCAGGAGGACCCGGCGTTCGAGCCGTGGCGCGAGGCGGCCCTCGAACGGGGCTATCAGTCGGTGGCCGCGGTCCCGCTGGTCTACCAGGACACCCGCTACGGCGTCCTGAACGTCTACGCCGCACGCCCCCACGCCTTCGACGACGACGAGCGTGCGCTGCTGGCCGAGGTCGGCGACGACATCGCGCACGCCTTCCACGCGGTCGAGGTCCGCGACCAGCTCGCCCACGAGCGCGAGCGGTTCCGCCGGCTCGTCGACGAGGTCGAGGAGTACGCCATCTTCCGGCTCGACACCGACGGCACCGTCGTTAGCTGGAACGAGGGCGCCCGCCGGCTGGGGGGGTACACGAGCGACGAGATACTCGGCGAGCACGTCTCGACGTTCTACCCGCCGGATGCCGAACCCGACGCCGCGACGACGCTGGCGGTCGCCGCCGAGGAGGGCAGCTGCGAGAAGGAGGGTTGGCGCGTCCGCAAGGACGGCTCGCGGTTCTGGGGCGCGGTGACGGTCACCGCGCTCCACGACGACGGGACGCTGCGCGGGTTCACGGTGATAACGCGGGACATGACAGAGCAGCGCGACCGCGAACGCGTCCTGCGCCGGTTCGAGCGGGCGGTCGAGTCGGCCGGACAGGGCGTCTACATCACCGACGCCGACGGCGAAATCGAGTACGTCAATCCCGCCTTCGAGGAGATTACGGGCTACAGCCGCGAGGAGGCAGTGGGGAAGACGCCGCGAATCCTCAAGTCCGGCGAGATGCCCGAGGAGTACTACGAACAGCTGTGGGCGACGCTGCTCGACGGCGAGCCCTGGGAGGCGGAGATAACCGACCGGCGCGCGGACGGCGAACTCTACTACGCGCACCAGACCATCGCCCCGATTCTCGACGACGAGGGCGAGCCACAGGAGTTCGTCGCCATCCAGACGGACGTCACCGAGCGCAAGGAGCGCGAGGAGGACCTCCGGGTGATGACGCGGGCCATCACCGAAGCCCCGATCGGCTTCGTCATCACCGACCCGGACCGGGAGGACAACCCGATCGTCCACGCCAACGACCGGTTCCAGGAACTGACCGGCTACGACGAGTCGGAGATCGTCGGGCGCAACTGCCGGTTCCTCCAGGGGGAGGGGACGGACGCCGAGGCCGTCGCGGCGATGCGCGAGGCGGTCGACCGGGAGGAGCCGGTGTCTGTCACCCTCCGGAACTACCGGAAGGACGGCTCCGAGTTCTGGAACCGGGTCACCATCGCGCCGGTCACCGACGAGACGGGGTCGGTCACCAACTACGTCGGCTTCCAGCAGGACGTCACCGAGCGCAGGGAGCGCGAACAGCAGTTGCAGGTCCTCGACAGGGTGTTGCGGCACAACCTCAACAACGACCTGAACGTCATCCGGGGGCGGGCGGAGACCATCGAGTCAGCGGCCCCGCCCGAGATCGCCGACGAGGCGACACACATCGTCGCGAAGACGTCGGAACTCTCGGCGCTCGTCGACAAGGAGCGAGCGATTACGAAAGTCCTCTCGGAGAACTTCCAGCGGCGGCCACTCGACGTCTCGGCCCTCGTCGAGGGGACGGCAACCTCGACGTCGACGGACTACCCCGACGCGGCAGTCGACGTCGACGTTCCCGACGGGGTCACCGCGCTGGCGACCAGCCAGTTCAGCCGGGCCCTCGACGAACTCGTCGAGAACGCCATCGTCCACAACGACGCGGACCGCCCGGAGGTGTCGGTCTCGGTTACCCGGGACGGCGACACCGTCGCCATCGACGTCGCGGACAACGGTCCGGGCATCCCCGAGATGGAACGGAACGTGCTGCTCGGCGAGGAGGAACTCGAACCGCTGTACCACGGGAGCGGGCTGGGGCTGTGGCTCGTCTACTGGATCATCCGCCAGTCCGGCGGCACGCTCTCGTTCACCGACGGCGACCCGACGGGGAGCGTCGTGACCATCGAACTCCAGGCCGCTCCCGGC